One region of Armigeres subalbatus isolate Guangzhou_Male chromosome 3, GZ_Asu_2, whole genome shotgun sequence genomic DNA includes:
- the LOC134220819 gene encoding protein aurora borealis, with translation MEQETFLTPRKIFQNAFNAARKSTTSANSPSIRAYTPTSLSRTAAGTSRISLLPGIQTPPSRLIKGKVINPFESHLTDRLHLPVICSPSLFERPSTPQNGSVTQFEWTIDDVSYLGPANVEPHETQFMETPDPVMEAKAQAAISAYFKDHSIVPSPIDCQLRSQKIILNGESTAIDSFVGRKSKRKRDGIAQTVLTFPPNLPKEVEDILAPYFGFHDNQQQTHESIIESDNSIDHDARDASLRRKLFNCSAASTATEGERDDSLDHLDMQSLSPAPITPEVDKNSLQTLKRSRCFGSQEIKIDPDDISLSPVVDKTKESFGALSPISKSSASPSPLKPSSNSTELPDHDAIYRSTPERSKSAILMMNCSTNSHHMSVDQGEKHTDLTVDINEEDLSYEDNPLASSQSSSSTSQHPTTPLRHTSKERRRNRKNLSRSFLLYSDEDRFEEEEQQQLSKEPTHHRSFAAIGSDKEFVANSIPDGHYLAKSVPETRSGTFYRMDSGFNEEETRTSQETADYETDVSMQSECCDRLTPQRVENWKMSTKMTYSDGQHHMGCSIRL, from the exons ATGGAACAGGAGACATTCCTTACTCCCCGTAAGATATTCCAGAATGCATTCAACGCGGCTAGGAAGTCAACGACCAGTGCAAATTCGCCATCGATTAGGGCCTACACACCAACGTCTTTATCTCGCACGGCTGCCGGAACCAGTCGGATCAGTTTACTTCCGGGCATCCAGACACCTCCATCTAGACTGATTAAGGGCAAAGTAATAAATCCATTTGAGTCTCATTTGACGGACCGGTTACATTTGCCGGTAATTTGTAGTCCTTCGTTATTCGAACGTCCGAGCACCCCACAGAACGGCAGTGTAACGCAGTTCGAGTGGACTATCGACGATGTGAGTTACTTGGGTCCGGCCAATGTGGAACCACACGAAACACAATTTATGGAAACGCCGGACCCGGTGATGGAAGCAAAGGCCCAAGCAGCAATTAGTGCGTATTTCAAAGACCACAGTATAG TTCCTAGCCCCATTGATTGTCAGCTGCGAAGccagaaaattatattgaatgGAGAATCCACTGCCATCGACAGTTTCGTGGGACGGAAGTCTAAACGGAAACGGGACGGAATTGCCCAGACTGTATTAACTTTCCCACCGAATTTGCCCAAAGAAGTTGAAGACATTCTGGCACCTTACTTTGGTTTCCACGAC AACCAACAGCAAACACATGAATCTATCATCGAGTCGGACAATAGCATTGATCATGATGCTCGTGATGCATCACTCCGTAGAaaattgttcaattgttcagcAGCGTCGACTGCTACAGAAGGGGAACGAGACGACTCACTAGACCATTTGGACATGCAGTCACTTAGCCCTGCGCCGATCACTCCAGAAGTTGATAAGAATTCCTTGCAAACCCTGAAACGGTCCCGTTGCTTTGGATCTCAGGAAATTAAGATCGATCCAGATGATATTTCTCTGAGCCCCGTAGTGGATAAAACGAAGGAATCATTCGGAGCACTTTCTCCCATTTCTAAAAGCTCGGCTTCTCCTTCACCACTGAAGCCTAGTTCGAATTCCACAGAGCTACCTGATCATGACGCCATTTACAGAAGCACGCCTGAACGCTCTAAAAGTGCCATACTAATGATGAATTGTAGCACTAACAGTCACCATATGTCCGTTGATCAGG GCGAGAAGCATACCGACCTAACTGTTGATATCAACGAAGAGGATCTTTCTTACGAAGATAATCCGCTAGCCTCATCACAATCATCATCCTCAACATCGCAACATCCAACTACACCGCTTCGCCACACGTCCAAGGAAAGACGCAGAAACCGTAAAAATCTGTCCCGTTCGTTTCTCTTGTATTCCGACGAGGATCGTTTCGAAGAAGAGGAACAACAGCAACTTTCCAAGGAGCCGACACATCACCGAAGTTTTGCTGCCATCGGCAGCGACAAGGAGTTCGTTGCTAACTCGATACCTGATGGTCATTATTTGGCTAAATCAGTGCCAGAAACTAGGAGCGGTACCTTCTATCGTATGGACAGTGGATTCAATGAGGAGGAAACACGAACGAGTCAAGAGACTGCCGACTATGAGACTGATGTTTCTATGCAATCCGAATGTTGTGATCGTCTGACACCACAACGGGTCGAGAATTGGAAAATGTCCACTAAGATGACCTATTCCGACGGACAGCATCATATGGGTTGCTCGATAAGACTGTAA
- the LOC134225328 gene encoding protein tumorous imaginal discs, mitochondrial-like, whose amino-acid sequence MVDMCPKCKILRSKHQDRNVPVLRQMYIKYPCLNCACNGQVVQQKRVTIPVPAGVDDGQTVRSKELSITFNVWKSRYFRRHVSSNSSTNSTSS is encoded by the exons ATGGTGGATATGTGCCCTAAATGTAAGATCTTGCGATCCAAGCACCAAGACCGGAATGTGCCAGTACTGCGACAGATGTACATTAAATATCCATGCCTGAACTGCGCCTGCAACGGGCAGGTGGTTCAGCAGAAGCGGGTGACCATCCCAGTGCCGGCTGGCGTTGATGATGGACAGACGGTACGAAGCAAGGAGCTGTCCATTACATTCAA CGTATGGAAGAGTCGCTACTTCCGCCGACACGTTTCATCtaattcttcaacaaattccACATCATCGTAA
- the LOC134225313 gene encoding peptidyl-prolyl cis-trans isomerase-like 1, which yields MLALQTGPVTAGIPDKLWQPHFVSFETTMGEISIELYWKHAPNSCRNFAELTRRGYYNGTIFHRIIRDFMIQGGDPTGTGRGGQSIYGPTFADEINADLKHTGAGVVSMANSGPDTNGSQFFITLAPTQWLDGKHTIFGRIHTGMQAIKRIGQVETDKNDRPVEQIKIVKGKVEKY from the exons ATGCTGGCTTTACAAACGGGACCTGTAACAGCTGGAATTCCAGACAAGCTGTGGCAACcacattttgtttcttttgaAACGAC AATGGgagaaatttcaattgaatTGTACTGGAAACATGCGCCCAACTCTTGCCGGAACTTTGCTGAGTTAACGCGTCGTGGATACTACAACGGGACTATCTTCCATCGAATAATACGGGACTTCATGATTCAGGGAGGCGACCCAACCGGTACCGGGCGTGGAGGACAATCAATCTATGGGCCAACATTTGCCGATGAGATCAACGCTGATCTAAAACATACCGGTGCTGGGGTAGTATCGATGGCCAATTCTGGACCAGACACAAACGGATCACAGTTCTTCATAACCTTGGCACCGACACAGTGGTTGGATGGAAAGCATACCATCTTCGGGAGGATTCATACAGGAATGCAAGCAATCAAACGGATAGGGCAGGTTGAAACGGACAAAAACGATCGACCCGTAGAACAGATCAAAATAGTTAAGGGAAAAGTGGAGAAGTATTGA
- the LOC134225312 gene encoding sorting nexin-14-like — protein MLLYHVKEVLLKFYQDDVARIVGLGILTISFAVGCYVSSILGLVIVLFFINGCAAAVFTLNHKDCVGYYIQKVKDFFGYKDYDPQSVLECDVCGNEKCSRHNRNILVHEPWKGFLIDSALDDAVDKFFSHILEGFICNWYSQVSPDEEFILNIKSNLRDALCRLLIRAKELDAPTVITTRLLPTFFIHYEIIAKMLLIDNVPMNRLSKTFVIDEYPIHPAVLNRQAELSYLRGVAKVMIPRLFTQENINCKIFSNLVKELLTFWVLLPLLDVISDPNLINLLIIAATDKKQKEINRQSGRAKPQNIVKVEILKDFVERSRKKVECDVDTVVGEENILKDQNKLYYFMQFLIKEGAVELLRFYLDVDSLNNELEDPHITTDPTKLSSLHQQSEKLLQMYQNMMKNEQEPAIANTLNEAHEKVKEKLEEKWRKQFSKTSEYFELIYGTRDIKESQDKKLSEGVGNSGTKLSSKFKEVIRGAVDGAPIEATEAPTVWDALTDTQPQNSTLYSSVTQKLRKEKGQSLDAFMTTFMHSIEQSPDIGEDVIEVKSTVKKKFKQPGQSVVFGDLFELKKASKNTHTTTLLSHSVRGPSQCLVYILVKIINAPVLLVRLALAFCCVSRKTVDTLIHTAIARLLRSGLKESRLAGLINLLREVIFFKKLPEPTPAELLRRQQEARKRLEDIRPGLGNIANVLQSPVLNKHLMYCLFDIILGEMYPEFESPAVVNVSI, from the exons ATGTTGTTATACCATGTAAAGGAAGTACTTCTGAAATTTTATCAAGATGATGTCGCCAGAATTGTTGGACTGGGTATTCTAACAATCTCCTTTGCTGTCGGGTGCTACGTCAG TTCAATACTGGGACTGGTCATTGTACTTTTTTTCATCAATGGCTGTGCCGCTGCGGTATTTACATTGAATCACAAGGACTGTGTGGGCTATTATATCCAGAAGGTTAAGGATTTCTTCGGCTATAAGGATTAT GATCCACAGAGTGTTTTGGAGTGTGACGTTTGCGGAAACGAAAAATGTTCGCGGCACAATCGGAATATATTGGTCCACGAACCCTGGAAAGGGTTTCTCATCGATTCAGCGCTAGACGATGCTGTGGATAAGTTTTTCTCGCACATTCTTGAGGGATTTATTTGCAATTGGTACTCGCAAGTATCACCAGATGAGGAGTTCATCTTGAACATCAAAAGCAACTTGCGAGATGCCCTTTGCCGACTGTTAATCAGAGCCAAAGAATTGGATGCCCCCACGGTTATCACAACTCGACTACTACCGacattttttattcattatgAAATAATTGCCAAGATGTTGCTGATCGATAATGTGCCGATGAATCGCCTGTCGAAAACTTTTGTAATCGATGAATATCCCATCCATCCGGCAGTACTTAACCGTCAAGCCGAACTGAGCTATTTAAGAGGAGTAGCAAAAGTGATGATCCCCAGATTGTTCACTCAGGAGAACATTAATTGCAAGATATTCTCCAACTTAGTCAAGGAGCTGCTGACTTTTTGGGTTCTACTACCTCTGCTGGACGTGATCTCCGATCCTAACTTGATTAACTTGCTGATCATTGCTGCCACTGATAAGAAACAGAAGGAAATCAATCGCCAAAGTGGTCGTGCGAAGCCTCAAAACATAGTGaaagttgaaattttgaaagatttcGTCGAGAGGAGTCGGAAAAAGGTTGAATGTGATGTGGACACGGTTGTGGGAGAGGAGAACATTCTGAaagaccaaaacaaattgtactattttatgcagtttctcatCAAGGAAGGGGCGGTGGAATTATTACGATTCTATTTAGATGTTG ATAGTCTGAACAACGAGTTAGAAGATCCACACATAACAACGGATCCCACAAAGTTGTCATCACTACACCAGCAGTCTGAAAAACTGCTCCAAATGTACCAGAACATGATGAAGAACGAGCAGGAACCGGCCATTGCAAATACCCTTAACGAGGCTCATGAAAAAGTCAAAGAAAAGCTAGAGGAAAAGTGGCGTAAACAGTTTAGTAAGACGTCTGAGTATTTCGAGCTGATCTACGGTACGCGAGATATCAAAGAAAGTCAGGATAAGAA ATTATCGGAAGGCGTAGGTAACTCCGGGACAAAGCTTAGTTCCAAATTCAAGGAGGTAATCAGAGGTGCCGTTGATGGAGCTCCGATAGAAGCCACAGAGGCACCCACCGTTTGGGATGCGTTGACGGATACCCAGCCACAAAATAGTACTCTTTACAGTTCCGTAACACAGAAGCTCCGCAAAGAGAAAGGTCAAAGTTTGGATGCTTTCATGACCACATTTATGCACTCCATTGAACAGAG CCCTGACATTGGCGAGGATGTTATTGAAGTGAAGAGTACGGTGAAGAAGAAATTCAAACAACCCGGCCAAAGTGTAGTATTTGGAGACTTATTTGAACTAAAGAAAGCATCGAAGAACACACATACAACTACGCTCCTATCCCATAGTGTTCGAGGCCCTTCACAATGTTTAGTATATATAC TGGTGAAAATTATCAACGCACCTGTTCTATTAGTACGCTTAGCCTTAGCTTTCTGCTGCGTTTCGCGTAAAACTGTAGACACGCTGATCCACACTGCAATCGCCCGACTGTTACGTTCCGGACTGAAGGAATCCCGTTTGGCTGGTCTCATAAATCTGTTGAGGGAAGTCATCTTTTTCAAAAAACTACCTGAACCGACACCGGCCGAGCTGCTTCGAAGGCAACAGGAAGCGCGAAAACGTCTAGAAGATATTCGCCCTGGTTTAGGCAATATAGCCAATGTGCTGCAGTCGCCTGTATTGAACAAACATTTGATGTACTGCTTGTTTGATATTATCTTGGGTGAAATGTATCCGGAATTTGAAAGCCCAGCTGTAGTTAATGTGAGCATATAA
- the LOC134220821 gene encoding retinoid-inducible serine carboxypeptidase-like, with protein sequence MWKYYVVAHWIIQTTTTTAHNNGFGPGRQDWGFSEVRQGAHMFWWLYFVTDSDVDHYSERPIVIWLQGGPGGSSTGYGNFEEIGPLDLDLHERPHTWVKYFNVLFIDNPVGAGYSHVDDATYLSKNNEEIAQDLVNLMRQFYETFPEFRKTPLHIFSESYGGKMAVQFAYQLHLAVKDGSIVSNLRSVALGAPWISPEDSVMSWGEFLLNLGFVDTKGFGVIHKAAKSIRVSMRDNQTKAATDLWRSMQHIVTKEAIGIDCYNVLKPQRSISAAISKDEYEMLHFGEQHPIQHDMMHTMDSSHKLNRLMRGPVSTTLGIPNHVLWGSQKDMVFAALFDDFMKPTTQVVETLLNTTELDVIIYTGQLDLVVSTPGTVRWVEKLQWPGREGYLNAPRQGIDYRGVLEGYEKNYGKLTMYWIDRAGHMAPVDNHMAIQYILDKHVIV encoded by the exons ATGTGGAAATATTACGTAGTTGCTCATTGGATTATACAAACAACCACTACAACAG CTCATAACAATGGATTCGGACCAGGACGGCAAGATTGGGGGTTCTCAGAAGTGCGACAGGGTGCCCACATGTTCTGGTGGTTGTATTTTGTTACCGATTCAGACGTCGATCATTACTCCGAACGTCCGATTGTAATTTGGCTGCAAGGTGGACCAGGAGGGTCCTCAACTGGGTATGGaaactttgaagaaattggACCCTTAGATCTGGATTTACACGAAAGGCCACACACTTGG GTCAAATACTTCAACGTTCTGTTTATTGATAACCCAGTGGGAGCCGGTTACAGCCATGTAGATGATGCGACATACCTATCAAAGAATAACGAAGAGATAGCTCAAGATTTGGTGAACTTAATGCGACAATTTTACGAAACGTTTCCAGAGTTTAGAAAGACGCCTTTGCATATTTTCTCGGAGAGTTATGGTGGAAAAATGGCTGTTCAATTCGCCTACCAACTACATCTAGCCGTTAAAGATGGGTCAATTGTGAGTAATCTTCGAAGCGTTGCGTTGGGAGCCCCATGGATTTCTCCAGAAGACTCGGTCATGTCCTGGGGAGAATTTCTACTAAACCTTGGCTTTGTGGACACCAAAGGATTCGGTGTGATCCATAAAGCGGCCAAAAGTATTCGAGTTTCAATGCGTGACAACCAAACAAAGGCAGCTACTGATCTTTGGAGAAGTATGCAACATATTGTAACTAAGGAAGCTATTGGGATCGATTGTTACAATGTGTTGAAACCTCAAAGATCTATTAGTGCAGCAATTTCAAAAGATGAATATGAAA tGTTGCATTTTGGTGAACAGCATCCCATCCAACATGATATGATGCACACTATGGATAGCTCGCATAAATTGAACCGATTGATGCGTGGTCCAGTGAGTACCACATTGGGAATTCCTAATCACGTGTTATGGGGTTCTCAGAAGGATATGGTCTTTGCGGCGCTCTTTGATGACTTCATGAAACCCACTACGCAGGTTGTAGAAACACTTCTGAACACGACAGAACTTGACGTGATAATCTACACGGGACAGCTAGATTTGGTTGTGTCCACACCCGGAACGGTACGATGGGTTGAGAAACTCCAATGGCCAGGACGCGAAGGTTATCTGAACGCACCTAGGCAGGGTATTGACTACCGTGGGGTTTTGGAAGGCTACGAAAAAAATTACGGGAAATTAACGATGTATTGGATTGATAGAGCCGGACACATGGCACCGGTTGACAACCATATGGCAATACAGTACATATTGGACAAACATGTTATAGTCTGA